Proteins co-encoded in one Bradyrhizobium sp. 170 genomic window:
- a CDS encoding pirin family protein — MSWQPSNDPVLGDPKTCDALELIIVPRTRDLGDGFAVRRALPHGKRQMVGPFIFFDHFGPMQFIAGKGMDVRPHPHIGLATVTYLFDGSIMHRDSEGNIQEIQPGAMNLMTAGRGIAHSERTPDVQRRDGQKMLGLQSWIALPAGSEEIAPSFQHYAAEALPTVKESGFTARIIAGNGFGVKSPVSMVSPWFYAEVTAQAETSVPLDPDHEERAIYLVDGEVEIAGERYEGPRLLIFRPGDRITVKAVRPTRMMFLGGDALEGPRHIWWNFVSSSKERIEQAKQDWKTGRFAAVPQEHEFIPLPE, encoded by the coding sequence ATGAGCTGGCAACCCTCCAACGATCCCGTGCTCGGCGATCCCAAAACCTGCGATGCGCTCGAGCTCATCATCGTGCCCCGCACCCGCGATCTCGGCGATGGATTTGCGGTGCGCCGCGCGCTGCCGCATGGCAAGCGGCAGATGGTCGGGCCCTTCATCTTCTTCGATCATTTCGGGCCGATGCAGTTCATCGCCGGCAAGGGCATGGACGTGCGCCCGCATCCGCATATCGGGCTTGCCACCGTGACCTATCTGTTCGACGGCTCGATCATGCATCGCGACAGCGAGGGTAACATCCAGGAGATCCAGCCCGGCGCGATGAACCTGATGACCGCCGGGCGCGGCATCGCGCATTCCGAACGCACGCCCGACGTGCAGCGCCGCGACGGCCAGAAGATGCTGGGCCTGCAGAGCTGGATCGCGCTGCCGGCGGGTTCGGAAGAGATCGCGCCGTCGTTCCAGCACTATGCCGCCGAAGCGCTGCCGACCGTGAAGGAGAGCGGCTTCACCGCGCGCATCATCGCCGGCAATGGCTTTGGCGTGAAATCGCCGGTCAGCATGGTGTCGCCGTGGTTCTATGCCGAAGTGACGGCGCAGGCCGAAACCAGCGTACCGCTCGATCCTGACCATGAGGAGCGCGCGATCTATCTGGTCGATGGCGAGGTCGAGATTGCAGGCGAGCGCTATGAGGGGCCGCGCCTCCTGATATTCCGGCCGGGCGACCGCATCACCGTGAAAGCCGTGCGGCCGACACGGATGATGTTCCTGGGCGGCGACGCGCTGGAGGGGCCGCGGCATATCTGGTGGAATTTCGTCTCCTCCAGCAAGGAGCGAATCGAGCAGGCCAAACAGGACTGGAAAACCGGCCGGTTTGCGGCTGTCCCGCAGGAACATGAGTTCATTCCGCTGCCGGAGTGA
- a CDS encoding helix-turn-helix domain-containing protein — protein MSLFALDLALRAGTVALLLVLSASLLRDFRNVVTGRLAIALALGSAAHAVTSGIGATTPISVAHAPLIALSTGNVVVLWLFTRALFDDSIKLRWWHALIWAAVAAFSFVNCMWIAPSGNARISIIAINVLALGFILLAVGQTLASWSADLVEGRRRARVFIVGAAALYGCMNAISQIAISSNGASDVANAINSAVLVLIVAAISYAMMRVDGAELFAAPAANVASEAVAAQEQGTADQKLVGALMRLMADERIYRHDNVSIGTLATKLSIPEYRLRRLINQRLGYRNFNVFLNEHRIAEAKAALADPSQAEVPVITIAMDAGFQSLGPFNRAFKATTGVTPTEYRRLKATAA, from the coding sequence ATGTCGCTTTTTGCCCTCGACCTTGCCTTGCGCGCCGGCACGGTGGCCCTGCTGCTGGTGCTGTCAGCATCGCTGTTGCGCGATTTTCGCAACGTCGTCACCGGGCGGCTGGCGATCGCGCTTGCGCTGGGCTCGGCCGCGCATGCCGTGACCTCAGGAATCGGCGCGACCACGCCGATTTCGGTCGCGCATGCGCCGCTGATCGCGCTGTCGACCGGCAATGTCGTGGTGCTCTGGCTGTTCACACGCGCGCTGTTCGATGATTCCATCAAATTGCGCTGGTGGCATGCATTGATCTGGGCGGCGGTGGCGGCGTTCAGCTTCGTCAATTGCATGTGGATCGCGCCCAGCGGCAACGCGCGGATTTCCATCATCGCGATCAATGTGCTCGCGCTCGGCTTTATTCTGCTCGCGGTCGGGCAAACACTCGCCTCCTGGTCGGCCGACCTCGTCGAAGGCCGCCGCCGCGCCCGGGTCTTCATCGTCGGCGCCGCGGCGCTTTACGGCTGCATGAACGCGATTTCGCAGATCGCGATCTCCAGCAATGGCGCCTCGGACGTCGCGAATGCCATCAACAGCGCTGTGCTGGTCCTGATCGTTGCCGCGATCAGCTATGCGATGATGCGCGTCGATGGCGCCGAACTGTTTGCGGCGCCTGCGGCCAACGTCGCGAGCGAGGCGGTCGCGGCGCAGGAGCAGGGCACGGCGGATCAAAAGCTGGTCGGCGCGCTGATGCGGTTGATGGCGGATGAGCGGATCTACCGGCACGACAATGTCAGCATCGGCACGCTGGCGACAAAACTTTCCATTCCCGAGTACAGATTGCGGCGGCTGATCAACCAGCGGCTCGGCTACCGCAATTTCAATGTCTTTCTCAACGAGCACCGGATCGCCGAAGCCAAGGCCGCGCTCGCCGATCCGAGCCAGGCCGAAGTGCCTGTGATTACGATTGCGATGGATGCCGGCTTCCAGTCGCTTGGGCCCTTCAATCGCGCCTTCAAGGCGACCACCGGCGTCACGCCGACCGAATATCGCCGGCTCAAGGCAACGGCGGCCTGA
- a CDS encoding GNAT family N-acetyltransferase — translation MPSLKKGATLPQPDWPGIETERLILRQWRASDVTANTMMLGDPLSARFITADRKPVTEPMAGWRNAAIMAGHWVLHGFGMFVVEEKASGTFVGRVGPFYPPVWPGFEVGWGVATEFRGKGYAVEAARAAIDWSFATFELDRIIHCIDRENTASQAVARRLGAQPEGETMLLSHAVELWVTRRETWSSQN, via the coding sequence ATGCCGTCGCTGAAGAAGGGTGCCACGCTGCCGCAGCCGGACTGGCCGGGGATCGAGACCGAGCGTCTCATCCTCCGGCAATGGCGCGCCTCGGACGTTACTGCGAACACAATGATGCTCGGCGATCCCCTCAGCGCGCGCTTCATTACCGCGGACCGCAAGCCTGTGACGGAGCCGATGGCCGGCTGGCGCAACGCCGCGATCATGGCGGGACATTGGGTGCTGCATGGCTTCGGCATGTTCGTGGTCGAAGAGAAGGCAAGCGGCACGTTCGTCGGACGCGTCGGCCCTTTCTATCCGCCGGTCTGGCCGGGGTTTGAGGTCGGCTGGGGTGTGGCAACGGAATTCCGTGGCAAGGGCTATGCCGTCGAAGCGGCGCGGGCCGCGATCGACTGGTCGTTTGCGACGTTCGAATTGGACAGGATCATCCACTGCATCGATCGCGAGAACACGGCCTCTCAAGCCGTAGCGCGGCGGCTCGGCGCGCAGCCGGAGGGCGAGACGATGTTACTCAGCCATGCCGTTGAATTATGGGTGACGCGGCGGGAGACGTGGAGCAGCCAAAATTGA